One Bacilli bacterium genomic window carries:
- a CDS encoding zinc-dependent alcohol dehydrogenase family protein, whose translation MKALVVEKPRHAVVKEIPEPTPGKGEVVIRVENVGICGTDMHIFAGEFISPYPIVPGHEFAGVIHSVGEGVATFKPGDRVTADPSLFCGECEFCLTNRGNHCLNWGAIGNTVNGSMAEYVKVPAKNVLKIPDSMSFAEAAFVEPLACVVHGMNRLNLQAGNRVILFGAGAMGQQLVQAMAHAGASELVVVDVSREKLNMAMKYGATKGVLSDQLKKEDYPRGFDAVIDVTGIPAVIEREMDFIGPAGKFLQFGVAPQHATVRISPFKLYNMDWTLIGSMAINHTFIPAFHWIKEGRIDLKPLISKTINLQEAVEFFARPKDPDLFKVQIKI comes from the coding sequence ATGAAGGCATTGGTAGTCGAAAAACCCCGCCATGCGGTTGTAAAAGAAATCCCGGAACCGACGCCCGGTAAGGGCGAGGTTGTAATTCGCGTGGAAAATGTCGGCATATGCGGCACCGACATGCATATTTTTGCGGGAGAATTCATTTCCCCGTATCCGATTGTTCCCGGACACGAGTTCGCGGGAGTGATTCATAGCGTTGGCGAAGGCGTGGCCACGTTTAAGCCGGGCGATCGCGTAACCGCCGACCCCAGCCTGTTTTGCGGAGAATGTGAATTTTGCCTGACGAACAGAGGAAACCATTGCTTGAATTGGGGAGCTATCGGCAATACGGTTAACGGCAGCATGGCGGAATACGTCAAAGTGCCGGCCAAAAATGTGCTCAAAATTCCCGATAGCATGAGTTTCGCCGAGGCGGCTTTTGTCGAGCCGCTGGCCTGTGTCGTGCACGGCATGAACAGACTGAACCTGCAAGCCGGCAACCGCGTTATTCTGTTTGGCGCGGGCGCCATGGGACAGCAGCTCGTTCAGGCGATGGCCCACGCCGGCGCTTCGGAATTGGTGGTTGTCGACGTGTCGCGGGAGAAATTGAACATGGCCATGAAATACGGAGCTACCAAAGGAGTATTGAGCGATCAGTTGAAAAAGGAAGATTACCCGCGCGGATTTGACGCCGTTATCGATGTGACCGGAATTCCGGCGGTTATAGAACGGGAAATGGATTTTATCGGCCCGGCCGGGAAATTTCTGCAATTCGGCGTCGCGCCGCAACACGCCACAGTCCGCATCAGCCCCTTCAAACTGTATAATATGGACTGGACATTAATCGGTTCCATGGCGATCAATCATACGTTTATACCCGCCTTTCATTGGATCAAAGAAGGAAGAATCGACTTGAAGCCCCTCATCTCCAAAACGATCAATCTTCAGGAAGCGGTTGAATTTTTCGCCAGGCCAAAAGATCCCGATCTGTTCAAGGTGCAAATCAAAATTTGA
- a CDS encoding sugar ABC transporter permease, with translation MPAVIIMDIWEWTPLITIIVLAGLQTVPQEPLEAAEVDGAGGWQKIRFILLPMVRRMIVVALLIRSMDVLRYVDTITIATEGGPADTTKIIGYYLMQVAFRFQDIGSAAVLGLTMLLITILLGKFFLKAMNGEEA, from the coding sequence CCATGCCGGCGGTGATCATCATGGATATATGGGAATGGACGCCGCTCATCACGATTATCGTTCTGGCCGGTTTGCAGACCGTTCCGCAGGAGCCGCTGGAAGCGGCGGAAGTTGACGGAGCGGGCGGCTGGCAAAAAATCCGCTTCATTCTGTTGCCGATGGTGCGGCGGATGATCGTTGTCGCTCTGCTGATACGTTCAATGGACGTATTGCGGTATGTCGATACGATTACCATTGCCACGGAAGGCGGTCCGGCCGACACGACCAAAATAATCGGCTACTATTTGATGCAGGTGGCGTTCCGGTTTCAGGACATCGGCTCCGCCGCCGTGTTGGGGTTGACGATGCTCTTGATCACCATTTTGCTCGGCAAGTTTTTCCTAAAAGCAATGAACGGCGAGGAGGCATAA
- a CDS encoding NAD(P)-dependent alcohol dehydrogenase, with amino-acid sequence MNGKMKAAVLTQLKTIEIQELDIPDYGPDEALVRIRAVGLCGSDVHYYEHGKIGPYVVDYPIILGHEAAGEIVAIGSEVRNVSVGERVAIEPGVTCGRCDHCKSGHYNLCPHVKFLATPPYDGAFCEYIAIRADMLFPIPDTMSYEKAALIEPLSVGLHAVRRGGLLVGETVVIMGMGPIGIFTILAAKAAGSGRIIGVDLEPFRLERARQMGATDVINLREEDALTAVMRITGGRKADLAIETAGNGRAAQAAVQTVRRGGRVVLVGLPQETETPFNIPYIVDNEIDIRGDFRYHNTYPTGVAIMSKDGMDLSPVITDYMPLTDTAKAFAKAIHEKNSTLKIVIQP; translated from the coding sequence GTGAATGGCAAGATGAAAGCGGCTGTTCTTACACAACTGAAAACGATAGAAATCCAAGAACTGGACATTCCCGACTATGGTCCCGACGAGGCGCTCGTGCGCATCAGGGCGGTCGGATTGTGCGGCTCCGACGTGCATTACTATGAACATGGCAAAATCGGGCCTTATGTGGTGGATTATCCGATCATCCTCGGTCATGAAGCCGCCGGAGAAATTGTCGCAATCGGCAGCGAAGTCCGCAACGTTTCGGTCGGAGAGCGCGTCGCCATTGAACCGGGTGTTACATGCGGCCGTTGCGATCATTGCAAATCCGGGCATTACAACTTGTGTCCGCATGTCAAATTTTTGGCCACTCCTCCTTATGACGGGGCCTTCTGCGAATATATCGCAATCCGCGCCGACATGCTGTTTCCGATTCCCGACACGATGTCATACGAAAAAGCCGCGCTTATCGAACCGTTGTCCGTCGGCTTGCACGCCGTCCGGCGCGGCGGCCTGCTGGTCGGCGAAACGGTTGTCATTATGGGCATGGGGCCGATCGGCATTTTTACGATTTTAGCCGCGAAGGCAGCGGGCTCCGGACGGATCATCGGCGTCGATCTCGAACCGTTCCGTCTGGAAAGGGCCCGGCAAATGGGCGCAACGGATGTCATCAATTTGCGGGAGGAAGACGCGCTAACCGCCGTTATGCGGATTACCGGAGGGCGCAAGGCCGATCTCGCGATTGAAACCGCCGGCAACGGCCGGGCGGCGCAGGCGGCTGTGCAAACCGTGCGCAGAGGGGGGCGGGTGGTGCTGGTCGGACTGCCGCAAGAGACGGAAACGCCGTTTAACATTCCGTATATTGTCGACAACGAAATCGATATACGGGGCGATTTCCGTTATCATAACACATACCCGACCGGCGTGGCGATCATGTCCAAAGACGGCATGGATTTGTCGCCTGTTATTACCGACTATATGCCGCTAACGGATACCGCCAAAGCGTTTGCAAAAGCGATACACGAAAAAAACAGCACGTTAAAAATCGTCATTCAGCCGTAA
- a CDS encoding carbohydrate ABC transporter permease: MTTRRKFLLAFLYALIILALIWALVPILFMALSSAKTQVNMFSMPPKLIFTPTFGVYHDMFFGRGNFPEFLANSLIVSVATTVSSLILGVMGGFALARGNFRREKDISFWVISTRMAPIPAVILPLYLIFAKIGLIGTSLGLIFAYTTFNLPFALWLMTTFFKDIPIALEEAAMIDGCSKFHAFWRIALPTAAPGIVATGVLCLMFSWNDFSFASIFSGNGSQTVPIAVSLLVSQQGIQWGQAMATGTVIITPMLICGLLVRKYMVRGLSMGAVK; this comes from the coding sequence ATGACGACACGACGAAAATTTTTGCTTGCTTTTCTTTATGCCTTGATCATTTTGGCCCTCATTTGGGCGTTGGTTCCGATCCTCTTTATGGCGCTGTCTTCGGCAAAAACTCAGGTCAACATGTTTTCCATGCCGCCCAAACTGATCTTTACGCCCACTTTTGGCGTATACCATGATATGTTTTTCGGCAGAGGCAACTTTCCCGAGTTTCTCGCCAACAGTCTGATTGTCAGTGTGGCAACCACCGTGTCATCATTAATTTTGGGCGTAATGGGCGGATTTGCCCTGGCCCGGGGCAATTTCAGGCGGGAAAAGGATATTTCCTTCTGGGTCATCAGTACGCGGATGGCGCCTATCCCGGCAGTCATCTTGCCGCTGTACCTGATATTTGCCAAAATCGGTTTAATCGGCACCAGTTTGGGGCTTATTTTTGCCTACACGACATTTAATTTGCCATTTGCGCTGTGGCTGATGACGACGTTCTTCAAAGATATTCCGATCGCTTTGGAAGAAGCGGCCATGATTGACGGCTGCAGCAAATTTCATGCCTTTTGGCGGATCGCACTTCCCACTGCCGCGCCGGGCATCGTGGCCACCGGGGTGCTCTGTCTGATGTTCTCCTGGAATGATTTCTCTTTCGCCTCCATCTTTTCCGGCAACGGCTCCCAGACGGTTCCAATAGCGGTTTCCCTGCTGGTATCGCAACAAGGCATTCAATGGGGGCAAGCGATGGCTACCGGCACCGTCATCATCACGCCCATGCTCATATGCGGCTTGTTGGTGCGCAAGTATATGGTCCGCGGACTTTCCATGGGCGCGGTTAAATAA
- a CDS encoding BglG family transcription antiterminator — translation MEQKMVAKLNSRQQQILLFFLESSDYAHLNALADRLNISLRTIQRELSELENYMAQWGLHFDRKVGAGLKLLGNKQDLAELKNLLAASAKQSIYSAEERLSILKRTILSCKEPIKLYALGKELHVAVSTILNDLKKIEPWLERYDISLNRKHGVGLYIEGSERNIRSALADLLYENVTQEQLMEFIFTHSGNEREKLNSAIRFRLLNFIDPQWLFRIEEVIQEFEQKRGYRMADNAYVGFVVHLALAAQRLKANEAITIEDKLGKQLQATKEYKLAAELAAALSERLKLPFPESEIGYITMHILAARSNHVMNSDYDYSLTIEYARNMISIMEHELKLELESDDMLIRNLTTHLASAIKRIELDMEVRNPLLRHVKEEYREIFEATRKATMYLAQKIGKPVPEEEIGYLAMHFGTAILNKREALRYKVLLVCSSGIGAARMLQVQIKKKLPLLQVVDTISLSQIENWISKRYPVDLVLSTLPLHLEGVNVIVVNPFLTDDDIAAIKTQLPRLARTEHGNVGDRSSIEQAVDKAERYGKALAALRDNIEVMVAFTAASKRHLIENIMAFVAEHFAVDHAAKLQRDLLDREKLGPLLLEEERFAILHCRSGGIKEMAVCLFRLEHEIDWEVKDRKVPVRTVLTMLGPIDAPNENYELASEISMALIEEEAFMKTLISGTLQEIHASIQFVLKKGYVKLAGQLLG, via the coding sequence ATGGAGCAGAAAATGGTGGCCAAATTAAATTCCCGGCAGCAGCAAATTTTGCTGTTCTTTCTTGAGTCAAGCGATTACGCGCATTTGAATGCCCTGGCGGATCGTTTAAACATCAGTTTGCGGACCATTCAGCGTGAACTTTCGGAACTGGAAAACTACATGGCGCAGTGGGGCTTGCATTTTGACAGAAAAGTCGGCGCGGGGCTGAAATTGCTCGGCAATAAGCAAGACCTGGCGGAACTGAAAAACCTTTTGGCCGCATCCGCCAAACAATCCATTTACTCGGCAGAAGAACGGCTCTCCATATTGAAACGAACCATCCTCTCGTGCAAGGAACCGATCAAGCTGTACGCGCTTGGCAAAGAATTGCACGTGGCTGTGTCCACCATTCTGAACGATCTGAAAAAGATCGAACCGTGGCTTGAGCGATACGATATTTCCCTGAACCGCAAACACGGCGTCGGCTTGTATATCGAAGGCTCGGAACGAAACATCCGCTCCGCTTTGGCGGATTTGTTGTATGAGAACGTTACCCAGGAGCAGTTGATGGAGTTTATTTTTACACATTCCGGTAACGAAAGGGAAAAGCTCAATTCGGCGATTCGCTTCCGCTTGCTTAATTTCATCGATCCGCAATGGCTGTTCCGGATTGAGGAAGTGATTCAGGAATTTGAGCAGAAACGCGGTTACCGGATGGCGGACAACGCGTATGTCGGCTTCGTCGTCCATTTGGCGCTTGCCGCGCAGCGGTTAAAAGCCAATGAAGCCATTACCATCGAAGACAAACTTGGCAAACAACTGCAAGCGACGAAGGAATATAAGCTTGCCGCCGAACTCGCCGCGGCGCTTAGCGAACGGCTCAAATTGCCTTTTCCGGAAAGCGAGATCGGCTACATAACCATGCATATATTGGCTGCCCGTTCGAATCACGTAATGAACAGCGATTATGACTACTCCTTAACGATCGAATATGCGCGGAATATGATTTCGATCATGGAACACGAACTGAAACTGGAACTGGAAAGCGACGATATGCTCATCCGCAACTTGACCACCCATCTTGCTTCCGCAATCAAACGCATTGAACTTGACATGGAAGTGCGCAATCCGCTTCTGCGGCATGTGAAAGAAGAGTATCGCGAAATTTTCGAAGCGACGCGCAAGGCGACAATGTATTTGGCGCAAAAAATCGGCAAACCCGTCCCCGAGGAGGAAATCGGTTATTTGGCGATGCATTTTGGCACCGCGATTTTAAACAAGCGGGAAGCGTTGCGCTACAAGGTTTTGCTGGTCTGCTCCAGCGGAATCGGGGCTGCGCGGATGCTCCAGGTGCAGATCAAAAAGAAATTGCCCTTGCTTCAGGTTGTCGATACGATTTCTCTTTCGCAAATAGAAAATTGGATCAGCAAGCGGTACCCGGTCGATTTGGTGTTGTCCACGCTGCCCCTTCATTTGGAGGGAGTAAACGTGATTGTCGTCAACCCGTTTCTGACCGACGATGATATCGCCGCGATCAAAACGCAATTGCCGCGGCTTGCGCGAACGGAACACGGCAACGTCGGCGACCGCAGCAGCATCGAACAAGCGGTGGACAAGGCGGAACGCTACGGAAAAGCGCTGGCCGCGTTGCGCGACAACATTGAAGTGATGGTTGCATTTACAGCGGCATCCAAGCGGCATTTGATTGAAAACATCATGGCGTTTGTCGCGGAACATTTTGCGGTAGACCATGCGGCGAAACTGCAACGGGATTTGCTTGATCGGGAAAAACTTGGCCCGTTGCTCCTTGAAGAAGAACGGTTCGCGATCCTGCACTGCCGCAGCGGCGGCATCAAAGAGATGGCTGTCTGCCTATTCCGCTTGGAGCATGAGATCGATTGGGAGGTCAAGGATCGAAAGGTGCCGGTACGCACGGTGCTAACGATGCTCGGGCCGATCGACGCGCCCAATGAAAATTATGAGCTTGCCAGCGAAATCAGCATGGCTTTAATCGAGGAAGAAGCTTTCATGAAAACATTGATATCCGGAACCTTGCAAGAAATTCATGCGAGCATACAGTTTGTTCTGAAAAAAGGCTACGTGAAATTGGCCGGTCAATTGCTCGGATAA
- a CDS encoding PTS transporter subunit EIIC: MLYKFGRLLSTIVSQNIAVIIAIGLLRAIFGVYGWFPNSNVDLLTEHLLNWMVPVMFGYSGGQLLGGKRGGAVAAVVIFALALASTVSMIFMAFILGPLLGYIVNRIERILEKRLPSGFELLMSNFISAILAGALAVYCFSYGGQAISSMIESLNNDILQIAYSGWLPISALLIEPAKILFLNNMMSYGILGPLGIAQIDDLSKSVYFLLEANPGPAMGLLLAFIFRRRGKSRRNAASTLAIHSLGGIQEVYFPYVLARPILLLPLIIGSFSGIYVFHHFDSGLVSIPSPPSLFLLIGLSPPGDVLYVLFGIAVSAAVSFFLALPIIKPAAEKPEPAAADAAGTVPGISPANSCPGKYTICFACDAGMGSSAMGAAILRKKLRSLHQEESFTVIHSSLDQIPPDADMIVTHHYLLKQAISNAPGREYMSLENYTDPSAYEAILEKLRQLGVTS; this comes from the coding sequence ATGCTTTATAAATTCGGTAGACTTCTCAGCACAATCGTTTCGCAAAATATCGCGGTCATTATTGCGATCGGGTTGCTTCGGGCAATCTTCGGGGTATACGGCTGGTTTCCCAACAGCAACGTCGATTTGCTGACAGAACATCTGCTGAATTGGATGGTTCCGGTAATGTTTGGCTATTCCGGAGGCCAATTGCTGGGCGGCAAACGCGGAGGAGCGGTCGCCGCTGTCGTGATTTTTGCCCTGGCGCTGGCCAGCACGGTCTCCATGATTTTCATGGCCTTTATTCTCGGCCCGTTGCTTGGCTACATCGTGAACCGGATCGAGCGGATATTGGAAAAAAGGCTGCCTTCGGGCTTTGAATTGCTGATGTCCAACTTTATTTCCGCCATTTTGGCGGGAGCGCTCGCCGTTTATTGCTTTTCGTACGGAGGGCAAGCCATCTCCAGCATGATCGAAAGCCTGAATAACGACATTCTGCAAATCGCCTACTCCGGGTGGTTGCCGATTTCCGCATTACTGATCGAGCCCGCCAAGATTTTGTTTTTGAACAACATGATGAGTTACGGCATTCTCGGTCCGCTTGGAATTGCCCAGATTGACGACCTGAGCAAATCCGTCTACTTTCTTTTGGAAGCCAATCCCGGACCCGCAATGGGCCTGCTTCTCGCCTTTATTTTCCGGAGGCGCGGCAAATCGCGGCGCAATGCGGCATCTACGCTCGCCATTCATTCGTTGGGCGGAATCCAGGAAGTATATTTTCCCTATGTTTTGGCGCGCCCGATATTGCTGCTCCCCCTGATTATCGGCAGTTTTTCCGGTATTTATGTGTTTCACCATTTCGATTCGGGGCTGGTTTCGATTCCGTCTCCGCCGAGTTTGTTTTTGCTCATCGGACTATCGCCGCCGGGCGACGTCCTGTATGTCCTGTTTGGAATCGCCGTGTCCGCGGCGGTGTCATTTTTTCTGGCCTTGCCGATCATCAAGCCAGCCGCGGAAAAACCGGAGCCTGCCGCTGCGGACGCCGCCGGTACGGTGCCCGGGATAAGCCCCGCCAACTCGTGTCCCGGCAAATATACGATATGCTTTGCCTGTGACGCGGGAATGGGCTCGAGCGCCATGGGCGCCGCCATTTTGCGCAAAAAACTGCGAAGTTTGCATCAGGAGGAATCCTTTACAGTGATTCATTCCTCGCTCGATCAGATTCCGCCTGACGCCGACATGATCGTCACGCACCATTACTTGCTGAAGCAGGCTATCTCCAATGCTCCCGGGCGGGAATACATGTCGCTGGAAAACTACACGGATCCGTCCGCTTACGAAGCAATATTGGAAAAATTGCGCCAATTGGGCGTGACGTCCTGA